From one Enterococcus sp. DIV2402 genomic stretch:
- a CDS encoding helix-turn-helix domain-containing protein has protein sequence MIKDMIKSKRKELNMTQEILAEKLNVSRTTVSSWETGRTYPDLDMVVKLSEEFKVSLDYLLLGDEVIVNKISKDTRKGRILKKIIWIVIFLFLLLTIYSLIWKVKTDNLYRNLDREEWKETEYGFYKKEDSIGYSVNKIKTYKIWEIPSQLDLIADANSTHGDESFINGVSIIYSGTKEKFLVSWLSRNLSGQQLYMDSSFTYKETLQPLEIPTISYEFQKIFDKELDIERPYLLQFLNKIDSEWKKIN, from the coding sequence ATGATTAAGGATATGATTAAATCTAAGAGAAAAGAATTAAATATGACACAAGAAATACTAGCAGAAAAATTAAATGTATCTCGTACAACAGTGTCTAGTTGGGAAACTGGCCGTACATATCCAGACCTTGATATGGTTGTGAAGTTATCAGAAGAATTTAAAGTTAGTTTAGACTACTTATTGTTAGGAGATGAGGTAATCGTGAATAAAATATCAAAAGATACTAGAAAAGGAAGAATTCTAAAAAAAATAATTTGGATTGTAATATTTTTATTCTTATTGTTAACGATATATTCTTTAATATGGAAAGTTAAAACAGATAATTTATACAGAAATTTGGATAGGGAGGAATGGAAAGAGACTGAATACGGTTTTTATAAAAAAGAAGATTCAATTGGGTACAGTGTTAATAAAATAAAAACATATAAAATATGGGAAATACCCAGTCAATTGGATCTTATTGCAGATGCAAACTCTACACATGGGGACGAATCATTTATAAATGGTGTATCAATTATCTATAGTGGAACAAAAGAAAAGTTTTTAGTTTCCTGGTTATCAAGGAATCTATCAGGTCAGCAATTATATATGGACTCTTCATTCACTTACAAAGAAACGTTACAACCTTTGGAAATACCAACTATTTCATATGAGTTTCAAAAAATTTTTGATAAAGAATTGGATATTGAACGGCCATATCTTTTACAATTTTTAAATAAAATAGATTCTGAATGGAAAAAAATAAATTAA
- a CDS encoding DNA-binding protein, with product MEMTIKQLADELGVNKRKIIYRVKKLPHNLYTKRNNVVYITEEGIKKITDEISKNMSSTQKSDNDTEKKNDYEKSLIEQLEIKDQQIRILQNALETQQKLLDQQQQLSAEDKIVIKELQSQIALNEPMKEYYSIHENNNDKKNKEIRKWYQFWIHKTNN from the coding sequence ATGGAAATGACAATTAAGCAATTAGCTGATGAACTGGGTGTAAATAAAAGAAAAATAATTTATAGAGTAAAAAAATTACCTCATAACTTATACACTAAAAGAAATAATGTCGTTTATATAACTGAAGAAGGAATCAAAAAAATTACAGATGAGATATCAAAAAATATGAGTTCAACACAAAAATCTGATAATGATACTGAAAAGAAAAATGATTATGAAAAAAGTTTAATTGAGCAACTAGAAATTAAAGATCAACAAATTAGGATACTTCAAAATGCATTAGAGACACAACAAAAATTACTAGATCAACAACAACAATTAAGTGCTGAAGATAAGATAGTAATAAAAGAGCTGCAATCTCAAATAGCATTAAATGAACCAATGAAAGAGTATTATTCTATTCATGAAAATAATAATGACAAAAAAAACAAAGAAATTAGAAAATGGTATCAATTTTGGATTCATAAAACAAATAACTAA
- a CDS encoding helix-turn-helix domain-containing protein codes for MTNSSICKKIIDLRKKNDWSQTTLAKKLGISKSTMSKIENGSRKITTDELIRLAEIFDSSSDYLLGLQNNSCPTTSIQYDLAHLLNSNLQLCYTNEFIVSEEEKAFFKTVISGHYCLKNNT; via the coding sequence GTGACTAATAGTAGCATTTGCAAAAAAATTATCGACTTACGAAAGAAAAATGACTGGTCTCAAACCACTCTAGCTAAAAAATTAGGAATTAGTAAATCAACCATGAGTAAAATAGAAAATGGCTCTCGAAAAATTACTACCGATGAATTGATTCGATTAGCTGAAATCTTTGATAGTAGTTCGGATTATTTGCTTGGTCTTCAAAATAACTCCTGCCCAACTACTAGTATCCAGTATGATTTAGCACATTTACTTAATTCGAATTTACAACTATGTTACACAAATGAATTTATTGTCTCTGAAGAAGAAAAAGCATTTTTTAAAACCGTTATCTCTGGTCATTATTGTTTAAAAAACAATACGTAA
- the mvaD gene encoding diphosphomevalonate decarboxylase, with protein MYNGKARAYTNIALIKYWGKKDKELILPMNNSLSLTLDAFYTETSVSFSKAYTEDTFSLDGVLQDEKATAKISHFLDLARKKAGLPYFAHVESQNFVPTAAGLASSASGLAALAGACNEALQLGLSDKELSQLARRGSGSACRSIFGGFVEWEKGYSDTTSYAQVVPSNHWEDELAMIFILINDQQKDVSSRDGMERTVATSDFYDGWLDAVARDIQTAKQAIANKDFQALGEVTEANGLKMHATTLAATPPFTYWSPDSLKAMNKVRQIRQNGLACYFTMDAGPNVKVLCQKKDVASILTALQEEFTEEQLTCAYAGQGLKSLEMEVSK; from the coding sequence ATGTATAATGGAAAAGCACGCGCATATACCAATATTGCCTTAATCAAATATTGGGGCAAAAAAGACAAAGAACTGATTTTACCAATGAATAATAGTTTATCATTAACATTAGATGCGTTTTACACAGAAACCAGCGTCTCTTTCTCAAAAGCCTATACCGAAGATACGTTTAGCTTAGATGGTGTCTTGCAAGATGAAAAAGCGACAGCTAAAATCAGTCATTTCTTAGACCTTGCTCGTAAGAAAGCTGGGCTTCCGTATTTTGCACATGTCGAAAGCCAAAACTTTGTTCCCACTGCTGCCGGTTTGGCTTCTTCTGCTAGCGGATTAGCTGCTTTAGCTGGTGCTTGTAATGAGGCTTTGCAATTAGGACTTTCTGATAAAGAACTTTCCCAGCTTGCACGTCGTGGCTCTGGTTCTGCTTGTCGTAGTATTTTTGGTGGTTTCGTTGAATGGGAAAAAGGATATTCTGATACCACCTCTTATGCACAGGTGGTCCCATCCAATCATTGGGAAGATGAACTAGCTATGATTTTTATTTTGATTAACGACCAACAAAAAGATGTATCTAGTCGTGACGGGATGGAGCGGACCGTCGCAACTTCTGACTTTTATGATGGTTGGCTCGATGCCGTAGCTCGTGATATTCAAACAGCCAAACAAGCAATTGCAAACAAAGATTTCCAAGCTTTAGGTGAAGTCACCGAAGCCAATGGATTAAAAATGCATGCGACCACTTTGGCAGCCACTCCGCCATTTACTTATTGGTCACCTGATAGCTTAAAAGCGATGAACAAGGTTCGTCAAATTCGTCAAAATGGGCTAGCGTGTTACTTTACCATGGATGCTGGTCCTAATGTTAAAGTCTTGTGTCAGAAAAAAGATGTTGCTTCAATTTTAACAGCCTTGCAAGAAGAGTTTACAGAAGAACAATTAACCTGCGCCTATGCTGGTCAAGGATTAAAATCTTTAGAAATGGAAGTGTCGAAATGA
- the mvk gene encoding mevalonate kinase, producing the protein MLAEGIGKATGKIILMGEHSVVYGEPAIAFPFSGTQVIATVKESSVPSLCSTYHEGALADAPQGLTNIQQLTAKLQQHLHTPNFHLMIQSTIPSERGMGSSAAVAVAVTRAFFDWQEEKLSQTTLLKYVNFSESIAHGNPSGIDAAATSGCNPIYFERGKEFLPFPLNIDAYLLVADTGIKGQTRAAVRSVAKLFEKEPDQTSLDIHQLGLLAKTAKEAIIRNQPEKLGLAMTQAQHYLQQLTVSNDTLDSCIKLALAEGALGAKLTGGGRGGCFLALCDTKLKAEAIAKKLKAHGAKDIWLQGLGVYQHV; encoded by the coding sequence ATGTTAGCAGAGGGGATAGGAAAAGCCACTGGAAAAATTATTTTGATGGGAGAACATTCTGTCGTTTACGGCGAACCAGCAATTGCTTTTCCATTTAGCGGTACACAAGTGATTGCTACAGTGAAAGAAAGTAGTGTACCATCATTATGCTCCACCTATCATGAAGGTGCTTTAGCTGACGCACCACAAGGCTTAACCAATATTCAACAATTAACAGCCAAGTTACAACAACATCTACACACGCCAAATTTTCATTTGATGATTCAAAGCACCATCCCTTCTGAACGAGGAATGGGATCAAGCGCTGCTGTCGCTGTCGCTGTGACCCGTGCTTTTTTTGATTGGCAAGAAGAAAAGCTATCGCAAACAACCTTGTTGAAATACGTTAACTTTTCAGAAAGTATTGCGCATGGAAATCCAAGCGGAATAGATGCTGCTGCAACAAGTGGTTGTAACCCAATTTATTTTGAACGCGGAAAAGAGTTTTTACCTTTTCCATTAAACATCGATGCTTATTTGCTTGTTGCCGATACCGGTATCAAAGGACAAACACGAGCAGCGGTTCGTTCTGTGGCTAAACTATTTGAAAAAGAACCTGACCAAACTAGTTTGGATATTCATCAATTAGGATTATTAGCTAAAACAGCCAAAGAAGCGATTATCCGCAATCAACCTGAGAAGCTTGGACTCGCGATGACCCAAGCACAACATTATTTACAGCAATTAACCGTCAGCAACGACACTTTAGATTCGTGCATCAAACTTGCCTTAGCAGAAGGCGCACTCGGTGCAAAATTAACTGGAGGCGGTCGAGGCGGTTGTTTTCTTGCCCTTTGTGATACGAAATTAAAAGCCGAAGCAATCGCTAAGAAATTAAAAGCACATGGAGCAAAAGATATTTGGCTTCAAGGATTAGGAGTTTACCAACATGTATAA
- the fni gene encoding type 2 isopentenyl-diphosphate Delta-isomerase yields the protein MNRKDEHVSLAKAFHKTKRNDFDDVALLHRSFPSVRLTDVSIATELFERPLSSPFFINAMTGGSEKTKQYNQQLAILARETDLMMATGSVSAALKDPSVADSYQIVRKEYPNGCLLANVGAGTSLENAQRAVDLFEANALQIHLNAPQELVMPEGDRDFTNWLQTIEEIATHLDVPVIVKEVGFGMTRETIQQLLAVGVTIIDVAGSGGTSFTQIENARRKQREFAYLDNFGLSNVATLLEAKDVPVPFELIASGGIRNAYDIFKALCFGAQTVGVSGTILNHLLTHGLEQTIELVHQWQQELHTLYALTGTTETAKLKKVPLILTGHAKEWCEIRNIDYKKYSSR from the coding sequence ATGAACCGCAAAGATGAACACGTCTCTTTAGCCAAAGCTTTTCATAAAACCAAACGAAATGACTTTGATGATGTGGCCTTGCTTCATCGCTCATTTCCAAGTGTTCGTTTAACAGATGTTTCGATTGCGACAGAACTTTTTGAACGCCCATTGAGCAGTCCATTTTTTATTAATGCAATGACTGGTGGCAGTGAAAAAACGAAACAATACAACCAGCAATTAGCGATCCTAGCCCGAGAAACAGATTTAATGATGGCGACAGGTTCCGTTTCAGCAGCCTTAAAAGACCCTTCTGTTGCAGATTCTTATCAAATTGTGCGCAAGGAATATCCTAATGGTTGTTTATTAGCCAACGTCGGTGCTGGTACGTCATTAGAGAACGCTCAACGCGCCGTAGATTTATTTGAAGCAAATGCTTTACAAATTCATCTAAATGCGCCTCAAGAGCTCGTAATGCCTGAAGGAGATCGTGATTTTACTAATTGGTTGCAAACGATTGAAGAAATCGCGACTCATTTGGACGTACCGGTCATTGTAAAGGAAGTTGGTTTCGGGATGACACGTGAAACGATTCAACAACTACTAGCTGTTGGCGTGACGATTATTGATGTCGCTGGTAGCGGTGGTACCAGTTTCACTCAAATCGAAAACGCTCGCCGCAAACAACGAGAATTTGCTTATTTAGATAATTTCGGTCTTTCCAATGTGGCAACTTTATTGGAAGCCAAAGATGTACCGGTTCCTTTTGAACTGATTGCATCTGGTGGGATTCGTAATGCCTATGATATTTTTAAGGCTTTATGCTTTGGAGCTCAAACAGTCGGCGTTTCTGGTACTATTTTAAATCACCTATTAACACACGGCTTAGAGCAAACCATCGAGCTTGTCCATCAATGGCAACAAGAACTGCATACCCTCTACGCCTTGACAGGAACCACTGAAACAGCCAAACTCAAAAAAGTGCCGCTTATCTTAACTGGCCATGCCAAAGAATGGTGCGAAATTCGCAATATTGATTATAAAAAATATAGCTCACGCTAA
- a CDS encoding helix-turn-helix domain-containing protein — MFGFSKEVLLKRELLLFLDQQEECVTSEMLAIKMKTVTSQTIRKVLKDLSALIASLYNQEQLNLHISTKYGVKLTRKGANFTPVFEKLYSEDLVYGIFRELMLSRFFSTEDFCQQQQISVSKARRVIRQINEFLIPYECVLKVGRKVSITGKESQIRLLFFMFFYYVHRKISQVKWIEKETYLMLSRSVCQAFYLIPAKQNIEVLALWLFINLHSQSLGKELEITFDKQAYMLELPQSDCSQSDWTYLLFVMYSLDFINFEPQLTFEILHQKDIEEVINEWITLFEQHVRVLNKNEKKQLYIKRYKRLLLEKMIPLKDIYTIFKLSSQVRSETNNPYAASVFNQLWRLFIQKFPHLSTELNRRYFLDTCFYFGSSESLVAPVYCRWHSSLSVERLQQMEKIIQHDLMKLAKVTFVESHDSAVVISTESPQAGILIDPMLSKRDLTFLREEIKKRIQITHIVSSS, encoded by the coding sequence ATGTTTGGATTTTCTAAAGAAGTGTTGTTAAAGAGAGAATTATTATTGTTTTTAGATCAACAAGAAGAGTGTGTCACTAGTGAAATGCTGGCAATCAAAATGAAAACAGTCACCAGTCAAACCATTCGAAAGGTGCTAAAAGACCTCTCAGCTTTAATTGCTTCACTCTATAATCAAGAACAGTTAAATTTACATATTAGTACCAAGTATGGGGTGAAATTAACTCGAAAGGGTGCTAATTTTACCCCTGTTTTTGAAAAACTCTACTCCGAAGATTTGGTATATGGTATTTTTCGAGAGCTGATGTTGTCTCGCTTTTTTTCTACAGAAGATTTTTGTCAGCAACAACAAATAAGTGTCTCCAAAGCGCGACGAGTGATTCGTCAAATCAATGAGTTCTTGATACCGTATGAATGCGTCCTCAAAGTAGGCAGGAAAGTCTCTATTACTGGAAAAGAAAGTCAAATTCGGCTCCTTTTTTTTATGTTTTTCTATTATGTTCATCGTAAAATCAGTCAAGTTAAATGGATTGAAAAAGAAACTTACTTGATGTTAAGTCGCAGTGTTTGTCAGGCGTTTTATTTAATACCTGCCAAGCAAAATATAGAGGTTTTGGCATTGTGGCTGTTTATTAATTTACATTCACAATCTTTAGGAAAAGAATTAGAAATAACGTTTGACAAGCAAGCGTATATGCTAGAATTGCCCCAGAGTGATTGCTCACAATCAGATTGGACGTATCTTTTATTTGTTATGTATTCGCTAGATTTTATTAATTTTGAACCTCAATTAACTTTTGAGATTTTACACCAAAAGGACATAGAAGAAGTAATCAATGAATGGATTACTCTTTTTGAGCAGCATGTACGTGTGTTGAATAAAAATGAAAAAAAACAGCTATATATTAAGCGATATAAACGCTTGTTGTTAGAAAAAATGATTCCTTTAAAAGATATTTATACGATTTTCAAGTTGTCTAGTCAAGTAAGATCAGAGACAAATAATCCCTATGCTGCCAGTGTATTTAATCAATTGTGGCGTTTGTTCATTCAGAAATTCCCACACTTATCTACTGAGTTAAATAGACGTTATTTTTTGGATACTTGTTTTTATTTTGGTTCTTCTGAAAGTTTGGTTGCACCTGTTTATTGTCGTTGGCATTCTAGCTTATCTGTAGAACGACTACAGCAAATGGAAAAAATTATTCAACATGATTTAATGAAATTAGCAAAGGTCACTTTCGTGGAGTCACACGATTCAGCGGTGGTTATTTCTACAGAGTCCCCGCAAGCAGGTATCTTAATCGATCCTATGCTATCTAAAAGAGATTTAACTTTTTTGAGAGAAGAGATAAAAAAACGCATTCAAATAACTCATATCGTCTCTTCCAGCTAA
- a CDS encoding helix-turn-helix domain-containing protein — MKTIGEKIKKLRSKHKWTQKELAEKLNISRSAITNWENGRNYPDIQLIINISELFNISLDELLKGDKVVVEKITNDTKNRKKQTTQLRVFYFLGTVLVLLCLCFGIPAFIHANVFSMSQIKSVEVTENNLVIETDLPFYREYTGYMLSGSLANPWNMELQLGTTISFSKNKDNIIVIPLDDSQLFGEMHGIEFVNSFGNRYNVVRIDNR, encoded by the coding sequence ATGAAAACTATTGGCGAAAAAATAAAAAAATTAAGAAGCAAACACAAATGGACTCAAAAAGAACTAGCAGAAAAATTGAATATTTCTAGATCTGCTATTACAAATTGGGAAAATGGAAGAAATTATCCGGATATTCAGTTAATCATCAATATTTCAGAATTATTCAATATATCCCTCGATGAATTGTTGAAAGGAGATAAAGTTGTGGTGGAAAAAATTACTAATGATACAAAAAATAGAAAAAAACAAACAACACAATTACGAGTCTTTTATTTTTTAGGTACAGTATTAGTATTATTATGTTTATGCTTTGGCATACCCGCATTTATACATGCTAATGTTTTTTCTATGAGCCAAATTAAATCTGTAGAAGTCACTGAAAACAATTTAGTAATAGAAACAGATTTACCATTTTATAGAGAATATACAGGGTATATGCTATCTGGTTCTTTAGCGAATCCATGGAATATGGAACTACAACTAGGAACAACAATCAGTTTTTCAAAAAATAAAGACAATATAATTGTGATACCATTAGACGATTCACAATTGTTTGGAGAAATGCACGGTATAGAATTTGTTAATTCATTCGGTAATAGGTACAATGTTGTTAGAATTGACAATAGATAA
- a CDS encoding deoxynucleoside kinase has protein sequence MSVIVLAGTIGAGKSSLTALLANRLGSEAFYESVDDNEVLPLFYEDPNKYAFLLQIYFLNKRFDSIKQALKNENNVLDRSIYEDSLLFHLNADLGRATETEVRVYDELLANMLEELPYAAKKKHPDLLVHIRVSFPTMLERIKKRGREFEQIEHDPSLYDYYEELNLRYDQWFDEYDASPKIQIDGDQMNFVEDTHAAEEVLNLIEEKLQEVRQEA, from the coding sequence ATGAGTGTGATTGTATTAGCAGGAACGATTGGTGCCGGTAAGTCAAGTTTAACTGCATTATTAGCAAATCGTTTAGGAAGTGAAGCTTTTTATGAATCAGTGGATGATAATGAAGTTTTGCCGCTTTTTTATGAAGATCCAAATAAGTATGCGTTTTTATTACAGATTTATTTTTTGAATAAACGTTTCGATAGTATCAAACAAGCATTGAAAAATGAGAATAACGTTTTAGACCGTTCTATTTATGAAGATTCTTTATTGTTTCACTTAAATGCTGACCTTGGTCGTGCGACTGAAACAGAAGTGCGGGTTTATGATGAATTATTAGCCAACATGTTGGAAGAATTACCTTATGCAGCCAAAAAGAAACACCCTGACTTATTGGTTCATATTCGCGTGTCATTTCCAACGATGTTAGAACGAATTAAAAAACGTGGAAGAGAATTCGAACAAATTGAACATGATCCAAGTTTGTATGATTATTATGAGGAATTAAACTTGCGTTACGATCAATGGTTTGACGAATACGATGCCAGTCCTAAAATTCAAATTGATGGCGATCAAATGAATTTTGTAGAAGATACGCATGCAGCCGAAGAAGTGCTAAATTTGATTGAAGAAAAATTACAAGAAGTGCGCCAAGAAGCATAG
- a CDS encoding phosphomevalonate kinase encodes MIEVSTPGKLYIAGEYAVVEPGHPAIIVAVDQFITVTIDSAIKNGSIQSQQYSELPIRWTRRNGELVLDHRENPFHYILAAIRLTEKYALEKGTLLTFYDLKVTSELDNSSGRKYGLGSSGAVTVATVKALNLFYDLKMDQLTQFKIAALAHLAVQGNGSCGDIAASCYGGWIAFSTFDHDWVKEKQKIWSMSQLLTSDWPQLSIKPLTVPKNLRLLIGWTGSPASTSDLVDQVNQSTQSQTEKQQAYQEFLDKSKECVEDLIDGFLDNNVTKIKQMISKNRQLLADLSCITGVRIETPALKQLCDLAEACGGAAKSSGAGGGDCGIVIADQKTGILPLMSRWEKAEITPLPLHVYHYRGGIK; translated from the coding sequence ATGATCGAAGTCTCTACTCCGGGAAAATTATATATTGCTGGCGAATATGCAGTGGTTGAACCAGGACATCCAGCCATTATTGTTGCCGTTGACCAATTTATTACTGTAACGATTGATAGTGCCATTAAAAATGGGAGCATTCAATCACAACAATACAGTGAATTACCGATTCGTTGGACACGTCGCAATGGTGAACTAGTGTTAGATCATCGCGAAAATCCGTTTCATTATATTTTAGCAGCGATTCGTTTAACAGAGAAATATGCATTGGAAAAAGGAACCCTGCTCACTTTTTATGATTTAAAAGTTACGAGTGAATTAGATAACTCAAGTGGCCGAAAATACGGCTTAGGTTCTAGTGGTGCGGTCACAGTCGCAACTGTTAAAGCCTTAAATCTTTTCTACGATTTAAAAATGGATCAGTTAACACAGTTTAAAATTGCTGCTTTAGCGCACTTAGCCGTTCAAGGAAATGGTTCTTGTGGTGATATTGCCGCAAGCTGTTATGGTGGGTGGATTGCCTTTTCAACATTCGATCACGATTGGGTCAAGGAAAAACAAAAAATCTGGTCAATGTCACAGCTATTAACGAGTGACTGGCCACAACTATCTATTAAACCATTGACTGTTCCTAAAAATTTACGCTTATTAATTGGTTGGACGGGTAGTCCAGCCTCCACTTCTGATTTAGTCGACCAAGTCAATCAATCGACACAAAGTCAAACGGAAAAGCAACAAGCCTATCAAGAATTTTTAGATAAAAGCAAAGAATGCGTTGAAGACTTAATCGATGGCTTTTTAGACAATAATGTTACTAAAATTAAACAGATGATTAGTAAAAATCGCCAATTATTAGCAGACTTATCTTGTATTACTGGCGTGCGGATTGAAACTCCCGCCTTAAAACAGCTGTGTGATTTGGCCGAAGCCTGTGGAGGTGCAGCGAAATCATCCGGTGCTGGCGGTGGCGACTGTGGAATTGTCATTGCAGATCAAAAAACAGGGATTTTACCTTTAATGAGTCGATGGGAAAAAGCAGAAATCACCCCACTACCTTTACACGTCTATCACTATCGAGGAGGAATTAAATGA